From one Pseudomonas fluorescens genomic stretch:
- a CDS encoding OprD family porin, whose amino-acid sequence MKILARTKTPELAALILCSTASLGVSAAGLVDDTTASLNLRNFYHNRNFVDPAYPQGKAQEWTQSFIFDLRSGFTQGTVGFGVDLLGLYALKLDGGRGTAGTQLLPVHDGGDPADDFGRLGVAVKARYSATELKVGEWVSLLPILRSDDGRSLPQTFRGAQLTSREIDNLTLYTGQFRGNSPRNDASMERMFMTGRPDATSDRFNFAGGEYQFNDKATQVGLWYAQLEDIYQQQYLNVIHSQAVGTWRLGANLGLFLGDEDGSAKAGQMDNKTTSLLLSAKTAGHTFSLGLQRVYGDTGWMRVNGTAGYPLANDTYNSSYDSARERSWQLRHDYDFVALGIPGLTLMNRYLSGDHVQTGTTDNGKEWGRESELAYVFQSGPLKDLSVRWRNSTLRRDFSSYDIDENRLIVNYPIKFL is encoded by the coding sequence ATGAAGATCCTTGCACGCACCAAAACGCCAGAACTTGCGGCCCTCATTCTCTGCTCGACAGCCTCGCTCGGCGTGTCGGCAGCCGGCCTGGTCGACGACACTACGGCGTCGCTGAACCTGCGCAATTTCTACCACAACCGTAATTTCGTCGACCCCGCCTACCCCCAGGGCAAGGCCCAAGAGTGGACGCAAAGTTTTATCTTCGACCTGCGTTCAGGTTTCACCCAGGGCACGGTAGGCTTTGGCGTCGACCTGCTGGGGCTGTATGCGCTCAAGCTCGACGGCGGTCGTGGCACGGCAGGTACACAACTGCTGCCGGTGCACGATGGCGGCGACCCGGCCGACGATTTCGGCCGCCTGGGCGTCGCGGTCAAAGCCAGGTACTCGGCAACCGAACTGAAGGTCGGTGAATGGGTATCGCTGCTGCCGATCCTGCGCTCCGATGACGGCCGCTCATTGCCGCAGACCTTTCGCGGCGCCCAGCTCACTTCGCGGGAAATCGACAACCTGACCCTCTATACCGGCCAGTTTCGCGGCAACAGCCCACGCAACGATGCCAGCATGGAGCGCATGTTCATGACCGGCCGCCCCGACGCGACCTCAGACCGCTTCAACTTCGCTGGCGGCGAATACCAGTTCAACGACAAGGCCACGCAAGTGGGCCTGTGGTATGCCCAGCTTGAGGACATCTACCAGCAGCAGTACCTGAACGTGATTCATAGCCAGGCCGTGGGCACCTGGCGGCTGGGCGCCAACCTTGGCCTGTTTCTTGGCGATGAAGACGGCTCGGCGAAAGCCGGGCAGATGGACAATAAAACCACATCCTTGCTGCTTAGTGCAAAAACCGCAGGCCACACCTTTTCCCTCGGCTTGCAGCGGGTATATGGCGACACCGGCTGGATGCGGGTCAACGGCACGGCTGGCTACCCGCTGGCCAACGACACCTACAACTCAAGCTACGACAGTGCCCGCGAGCGTTCCTGGCAGCTGCGTCACGACTATGACTTCGTCGCCCTCGGCATACCGGGCCTGACCCTGATGAACCGCTACCTCTCAGGTGACCATGTGCAAACCGGCACGACCGACAACGGCAAGGAGTGGGGCCGTGAGTCGGAACTGGCCTACGTGTTCCAAAGCGGCCCGCTCAAAGACCTGTCGGTGCGCTGGCGCAACTCGACCTTGCGCCGGGATTTCAGCAGTTACGACATCGATGAGAACCGCTTGATCGTCAATTATCCGATCAAGTTTCTTTAA
- a CDS encoding hydroxymethylglutaryl-CoA lyase: MEAVRLVEVGARDGLQNEQLTLSPQIRVQLLQRLADAGLQTLEAGAFVSPRWVPQMAGSDEVFKALAVRPGVTWTALVPNLKGLEAAIAAGCREVAVFAAASEAFSQQNLNCSIAQSLRQYQEVMVRARDAGIRVRGYVSCVMGCPFTGTVKPEAVAAVSASLFAMGCYEISLGDTIGSGTPAATRALIAACRQVVPVSALAGHFHDTYGMAIANIHAALEADVRVFDSSVAGLGGCPYSPGATGNVASEELVYLLDGLGLRHGVDLEALIDAGEFISAELGRPSASRVARALLAKRGLCAMR, encoded by the coding sequence ATGGAGGCGGTACGGCTGGTCGAAGTGGGCGCCAGGGATGGCCTGCAGAATGAACAGCTGACGCTGTCGCCACAGATCCGTGTGCAGTTGCTGCAACGGTTGGCCGACGCCGGGCTGCAAACCCTGGAGGCCGGAGCGTTTGTCTCGCCGCGCTGGGTGCCGCAGATGGCCGGCTCCGATGAGGTGTTCAAGGCATTGGCGGTACGCCCCGGGGTGACCTGGACAGCACTGGTGCCCAACCTCAAGGGGCTGGAGGCCGCAATAGCGGCGGGTTGCCGTGAGGTCGCGGTGTTCGCCGCCGCCTCCGAGGCGTTCTCGCAGCAGAACCTCAACTGTTCGATTGCACAAAGCTTGCGCCAGTACCAGGAGGTCATGGTCCGCGCCCGTGACGCCGGCATCAGGGTGCGTGGCTACGTGTCGTGCGTCATGGGCTGCCCGTTCACCGGCACCGTCAAACCTGAAGCCGTGGCGGCCGTCAGCGCTTCATTGTTCGCCATGGGCTGCTATGAAATAAGCCTGGGCGACACCATTGGCAGCGGTACGCCAGCGGCGACCCGGGCGCTGATCGCAGCCTGTCGCCAAGTGGTGCCGGTCAGCGCGCTGGCCGGGCATTTCCACGATACTTACGGCATGGCCATTGCCAATATCCATGCGGCGCTGGAGGCGGATGTACGGGTGTTCGACAGCTCGGTCGCAGGCCTGGGTGGCTGCCCGTATTCGCCAGGCGCCACCGGCAATGTCGCCAGCGAAGAGCTGGTGTACCTGCTCGATGGCCTGGGCTTGCGCCACGGCGTCGATCTTGAGGCACTGATCGATGCCGGTGAGTTCATCAGTGCCGAACTCGGCCGGCCAAGCGCATCCAGGGTTGCCCGTGCCCTGCTCGCCAAACGAGGCCTGTGTGCAATGCGTTAA
- a CDS encoding LysR family transcriptional regulator, with protein MASDITHASFCNWIRFKHLVLIDTLARTRNMHATATRMNLSQPALSKMLRDLEEQFGFALFERLPRSMPPTELGEYVVRYAQGALAESQQFVDQVNRLRKGGHGFIRVGGIFAATPLVLPQAIAAIKARSPLLSIEVVEQSSDHLLAMLEQNRLDLMIGRFTEERFSQVFDFQALEPEPFSLVVNKDHPLIQQGGAPLEALGEWPWVLYPVGTPLRERLEQAFRAVGIATPADSVNTISMPMFLHLLESGPMIAMLPRSMVAAQLSSGQFCELQSPLQLAPLEYGVITRKDEPLSAAAQQFVELLLDFARQRRVEEGSSSD; from the coding sequence ATGGCTTCAGACATTACCCATGCCAGTTTCTGCAACTGGATCCGCTTCAAGCACCTGGTGCTGATCGACACCCTGGCGCGTACGCGCAACATGCACGCCACCGCCACGCGCATGAACCTCAGCCAGCCGGCCTTGAGCAAGATGCTGCGCGACCTCGAAGAGCAGTTCGGCTTTGCCCTGTTCGAGCGCCTGCCGCGCAGCATGCCGCCCACCGAGCTTGGCGAGTACGTGGTGCGCTATGCCCAGGGGGCGCTGGCCGAGTCGCAGCAGTTTGTCGACCAGGTCAACCGCCTGCGCAAGGGTGGCCATGGTTTTATCCGTGTCGGCGGGATTTTTGCCGCAACGCCCCTGGTGCTGCCCCAGGCCATCGCCGCGATCAAGGCGCGCAGCCCGCTGCTGTCGATCGAAGTGGTCGAGCAGTCCAGTGACCATCTGCTGGCGATGCTTGAGCAGAACAGGCTCGACCTGATGATCGGCCGCTTCACCGAAGAGCGCTTCAGCCAAGTGTTCGACTTCCAGGCGCTGGAGCCGGAACCCTTCAGCCTGGTGGTCAACAAGGACCACCCGCTGATCCAGCAGGGCGGCGCGCCACTGGAGGCGCTGGGGGAATGGCCCTGGGTGTTGTACCCGGTCGGCACGCCGCTGCGCGAGCGTCTGGAGCAGGCCTTCAGGGCGGTCGGCATCGCCACCCCGGCCGACAGCGTCAATACCATCTCGATGCCGATGTTCCTGCACTTGCTGGAGTCCGGGCCGATGATCGCCATGTTGCCGCGCTCGATGGTGGCGGCGCAGTTGAGCAGCGGCCAGTTCTGCGAACTGCAGTCGCCGTTGCAGCTGGCGCCGCTGGAGTACGGGGTGATTACCCGCAAGGACGAGCCCTTGAGCGCAGCGGCGCAGCAGTTTGTCGAGCTGTTGCTGGACTTTGCGCGGCAGCGCCGCGTAGAGGAGGGCAGCAGTAGCGATTGA
- a CDS encoding UxaA family hydrolase yields the protein MQLIASTRTDDPAVIRLNPLDNVLIARQALPEGLRLDAEAITVRQPIPSGHKLATEHVEQGQPLRRYGQIIGFASQAIEAGEHVHVHNVEMGDFARDYAFGVDARPTPASEAMFQGIVRADGRVATRNYIGILTSVNCSATVARAVADHFRRDIYPEALAAYPNIDGVVALTHGAGCAVDPSGEALGLLRRTLGGYAIHPNFAAVLIIGLGCETNQIDSLLQTQHLQTSNQLRAFTIQGIGGTSKTIAAGIEQVKALLAEANQVKREPVSARHLVVGLQCGGSDGYSGITANPALGNAVDRLVAAGGTAILSETPEIYGAEHLLTRRAVSREVGEKLIARIHWWEDYCQRMNAALNNNPSAGNKAGGLTTILEKSLGAVAKAGSSNLVDVYQYAEAVQAQGLVFMDTPGYDPVSATGQVAGGANLIAFTTGRGSAYGCAPAPSIKLATNNRVFEHQLEDMDVNCGGIADGSTSIEERGAYIFEQMLRIASGERSKSEQHGYGQNEFVPWQTGAVT from the coding sequence ATGCAACTGATTGCCAGCACCCGCACCGACGACCCTGCCGTCATCCGCCTCAACCCCCTCGACAATGTACTGATTGCCCGCCAGGCCTTGCCTGAGGGGCTGCGCCTGGACGCCGAAGCGATCACCGTGCGCCAGCCGATCCCCTCTGGCCACAAGCTGGCCACTGAGCACGTGGAGCAGGGCCAGCCGCTGCGCCGCTACGGGCAGATCATCGGCTTTGCTTCGCAAGCGATCGAGGCCGGTGAGCATGTGCATGTGCACAACGTCGAGATGGGTGATTTTGCCCGTGACTATGCCTTCGGCGTCGATGCCAGGCCGACGCCGGCCAGCGAGGCGATGTTTCAGGGCATCGTGCGCGCCGATGGTCGGGTCGCGACCCGCAACTACATCGGCATTCTCACCTCGGTGAACTGCTCGGCCACCGTCGCCCGCGCCGTTGCCGACCACTTTCGCCGCGACATTTACCCCGAGGCGCTGGCCGCCTACCCGAACATCGATGGCGTGGTTGCCCTGACTCACGGCGCTGGTTGCGCAGTGGACCCCAGTGGCGAGGCCCTGGGCCTGCTGCGCCGGACCCTGGGCGGCTACGCCATTCACCCGAACTTCGCCGCAGTGCTGATCATCGGCCTGGGTTGCGAGACCAACCAGATCGATAGCCTGCTGCAAACCCAGCACTTGCAAACCAGTAATCAGTTGCGCGCCTTTACCATTCAAGGCATCGGTGGCACCTCGAAAACCATCGCCGCCGGCATCGAGCAGGTCAAGGCGCTGCTGGCCGAGGCCAACCAGGTCAAACGCGAGCCGGTCAGTGCCCGCCACCTGGTGGTCGGCCTGCAATGCGGCGGCTCCGATGGCTACTCGGGCATCACCGCCAACCCGGCCCTGGGCAATGCCGTTGACCGCCTGGTTGCCGCCGGCGGCACCGCGATCCTCTCGGAAACCCCAGAGATCTACGGCGCCGAGCACTTGCTCACGCGCCGCGCGGTGAGCCGTGAAGTGGGTGAGAAGCTCATCGCCCGCATCCACTGGTGGGAAGACTACTGCCAGCGCATGAACGCCGCGCTGAACAACAACCCCTCGGCTGGCAATAAGGCCGGCGGCCTGACCACCATCCTGGAGAAATCCCTGGGGGCAGTGGCCAAGGCCGGCTCGAGCAACCTGGTGGACGTGTACCAGTACGCCGAAGCGGTACAGGCCCAGGGCCTGGTGTTCATGGACACCCCCGGCTACGACCCGGTCTCGGCCACCGGCCAGGTCGCCGGCGGCGCCAACCTGATTGCCTTTACCACCGGCCGCGGTTCGGCCTACGGCTGCGCGCCGGCGCCTTCGATCAAGCTTGCCACCAACAACCGGGTGTTCGAGCACCAGCTTGAAGACATGGATGTGAACTGCGGCGGCATCGCCGACGGCAGCACCAGCATCGAAGAACGCGGGGCCTACATCTTCGAGCAGATGCTGCGCATCGCTTCCGGTGAGCGCAGCAAGAGTGAACAGCACGGCTACGGGCAGAACGAATTCGTGCCCTGGCAGACCGGTGCCGTGACCTGA
- a CDS encoding aldehyde dehydrogenase (NADP(+)), whose protein sequence is MSFSGYNFIGGQRSALGDTLVYSVDAHTGERLPGAFHQASLDEVDNAVTAASTAFPAFRKLSAERRAQFLDAIADELDGLGEDFIAVTCQETALPSARILGERARTSGQMRLFAQVLRRGDFYGARIDRALPTRTPLPRPDLRQYRIGVGPVAVFGASNFPLAFSTAGGDTAAALAAGCPVVFKAHSGHMATAERVAEALVRAAERTGMPAGVFNMIFGGGVGEALVKHPGIQAVGFTGSLKGGRALCDMAAARAQPIPVFAEMSSINPVLVLPQALASRSAQLAKELSASVVQGCGQFCTNPGLVLGIRSPAFSSFIEQLTGHMAEQSSQTMLNAGTLSSYGKGIQALLEHPRVHKLCGLAQSGHQAQPQLFKADVSLLLEQDELLQEEVFGPCTVVVEVNDQAELLRAVNALHGQLTATLLADSDDLAAFGHLFEVLEVKVGRVLLNGYPTGVEVCDAMVHGGPYPATSDARGTSVGTLAIDRFLRPVCYQNVPDALLPEALRDANPLGIQRLVDGKPSNAALN, encoded by the coding sequence ATGAGCTTTAGCGGATACAACTTCATTGGCGGCCAGCGCAGCGCCCTGGGCGATACCCTGGTCTACAGCGTCGATGCCCACACGGGCGAGCGCCTGCCGGGCGCCTTTCACCAGGCCAGCCTGGACGAAGTCGACAATGCGGTGACAGCAGCCAGCACCGCGTTCCCGGCGTTTCGCAAACTCTCGGCCGAACGCCGGGCGCAGTTCCTTGATGCCATCGCCGACGAACTCGACGGCCTGGGTGAGGATTTTATCGCCGTGACCTGCCAGGAAACCGCACTGCCCAGTGCGCGCATTCTTGGTGAGCGCGCACGTACCAGCGGCCAGATGCGCCTGTTTGCCCAGGTGTTGCGCCGTGGTGACTTCTATGGCGCGCGCATTGACCGTGCCTTGCCAACGCGCACGCCGCTGCCACGCCCGGACCTGCGTCAGTACCGCATCGGTGTCGGTCCGGTGGCGGTGTTCGGTGCCAGCAACTTCCCGCTGGCGTTTTCCACCGCCGGCGGTGATACCGCCGCCGCCCTGGCCGCCGGTTGCCCGGTCGTGTTCAAGGCCCACAGCGGCCACATGGCCACCGCCGAACGGGTCGCCGAGGCGCTGGTCCGTGCCGCCGAGCGTACTGGCATGCCGGCTGGCGTGTTCAACATGATCTTCGGCGGTGGCGTCGGCGAGGCGCTGGTCAAGCACCCGGGCATCCAGGCCGTGGGCTTTACCGGCTCGCTCAAGGGTGGTCGTGCCCTGTGCGACATGGCTGCCGCCCGGGCGCAACCGATTCCGGTGTTCGCCGAGATGTCGAGCATCAACCCGGTGCTGGTCCTGCCGCAAGCCCTGGCCAGCCGCAGTGCGCAACTGGCCAAGGAGCTGAGCGCTTCGGTGGTGCAGGGTTGCGGTCAGTTTTGCACCAACCCGGGCCTGGTGCTGGGCATTCGCTCGCCGGCCTTCAGTAGCTTTATCGAACAACTGACCGGGCATATGGCCGAGCAGTCGTCGCAGACCATGCTCAATGCCGGCACCCTGAGCAGCTACGGCAAAGGTATCCAGGCGTTGCTGGAGCACCCGCGCGTGCACAAGCTCTGTGGCCTGGCGCAAAGCGGCCACCAGGCGCAGCCACAGCTGTTCAAGGCCGATGTCAGCCTGCTGCTGGAACAGGACGAGCTGCTTCAGGAAGAAGTCTTCGGCCCGTGCACGGTGGTGGTCGAGGTCAATGATCAGGCCGAGCTGTTGCGCGCGGTCAATGCCCTGCATGGTCAGCTGACCGCCACCTTGCTGGCTGACAGCGATGATCTGGCCGCCTTTGGCCATCTGTTCGAGGTACTGGAAGTGAAGGTCGGACGGGTGCTGCTCAACGGTTACCCGACCGGTGTCGAGGTCTGCGATGCGATGGTGCATGGCGGCCCGTACCCGGCGACCTCCGATGCCCGTGGCACATCGGTCGGTACCCTGGCGATCGATCGCTTCCTGCGCCCGGTGTGCTACCAGAACGTGCCCGATGCCTTGCTGCCCGAAGCCCTGCGGGACGCCAACCCGTTGGGTATCCAGCGCCTGGTCGATGGCAAGCCGAGCAATGCGGCCCTGAACTGA
- a CDS encoding fumarylacetoacetate hydrolase family protein produces MTEQTNTHAPLHLSKDAALLNTGTWIGRVWLPQQGPAVVLVKAGAVHDISAHVATVSALLEVPEPVAYLRLLPLGEALIELPALLANSDPNHRDPALPWLLAPIDLQAVKAAGVTFAASLLERVVEEQAKGDPAKADAIRATLASRIGADLSQIVPGSEQAEALRKVLVEQGLWSQYLEVGIGPDAEVFTKAQPLSAVGHGADIGIHPKSSWNNPEPEVVLAVSSNGHVHGATLGNDVNLRDFEGRSALLLSKAKDNNASTALGPLLRLFDETFCLEDVRNADVDLRVEGLDGFVLQGRSSMRQISRDPLDLVQQTLNENHQYPDGLVLFLGTLFAPKQDRDQPGNGFTHKPGDVVTISNPQLGSLCNRVTTSDLAPQWEFGLRALIDSLGRRGLLEVAVTARQP; encoded by the coding sequence ATGACAGAGCAAACGAACACCCACGCACCGTTGCACCTGAGCAAGGACGCTGCGTTATTGAACACTGGCACCTGGATCGGCCGCGTCTGGCTCCCGCAGCAAGGCCCGGCGGTGGTGCTGGTCAAGGCCGGCGCCGTGCACGATATCAGCGCCCATGTGGCGACCGTTTCTGCCTTGCTGGAAGTGCCGGAGCCGGTGGCCTACCTGCGTTTGCTGCCACTGGGCGAGGCGTTGATCGAGTTGCCGGCGCTGCTGGCCAACAGCGACCCTAACCATCGCGACCCGGCCTTGCCCTGGCTGCTGGCGCCGATCGACCTGCAGGCGGTCAAGGCCGCTGGCGTGACCTTCGCCGCCAGCCTGCTGGAGCGGGTGGTCGAAGAGCAGGCCAAGGGTGACCCGGCCAAGGCCGACGCCATCAGGGCGACCCTGGCGAGTCGCATCGGCGCGGACCTTTCGCAGATCGTCCCAGGCTCCGAGCAGGCCGAAGCCTTGCGCAAGGTGCTGGTGGAGCAGGGGCTGTGGTCGCAGTATCTGGAAGTGGGTATTGGCCCGGACGCTGAAGTCTTCACCAAGGCGCAGCCGTTGTCGGCGGTCGGCCATGGCGCCGACATCGGCATTCATCCGAAGTCGAGCTGGAACAACCCCGAGCCGGAAGTGGTGCTGGCAGTGTCGAGCAACGGCCACGTGCATGGCGCCACCCTCGGCAACGACGTCAACCTGCGCGACTTCGAAGGGCGCAGCGCCTTGCTGCTGTCCAAGGCCAAGGACAACAACGCCTCCACGGCGCTGGGGCCGCTGCTGCGCCTGTTTGACGAGACTTTCTGCCTGGAGGACGTGCGTAACGCCGATGTGGATCTGCGCGTCGAAGGGCTGGACGGTTTTGTCCTGCAGGGCCGCAGTTCGATGCGCCAGATCAGCCGCGACCCGCTGGACCTGGTACAGCAAACCCTGAATGAAAACCACCAGTACCCCGACGGCCTGGTGCTGTTTCTCGGCACCCTGTTCGCGCCCAAGCAGGACCGCGACCAGCCGGGCAACGGCTTTACCCATAAACCCGGCGACGTGGTGACTATCAGCAACCCGCAGTTGGGCAGCCTGTGCAATCGGGTGACGACCAGCGATCTGGCGCCGCAGTGGGAGTTCGGTTTGCGCGCACTGATCGACAGTCTCGGTCGTCGTGGCCTGCTGGAGGTGGCGGTAACAGCTCGTCAACCCTGA
- a CDS encoding tripartite tricarboxylate transporter permease, with product MIAVMMDQFLIALAMGVLGAVIFAGIGLISGSDETTTLAPLTLLVVLLGVPAPGVLTFFLAGAVAKHMTHAVPTALLGIPGDTMATPLMREANFLRNLGVPHIALRKMISGAVIAALIAVPMAVLFAVMLAPFGDMIKHAAPWVFLLAAVAIAWFSKGRLAAVLTLIPFVMVIVGLQSLTAQHGVKLSVSYFLGIAIGPLIAALFSLLAPAERASMRRQAPRTFSLSPDVKSWGGFFPNPLRVLDSKQSLWTAVTAVVSSATFVFSPVAMTVIMGEAVGSRVKHVYHRLTTVITARNGVTESTYLAEALIPLIAFGLPLSPVAAGPAAPLFNAPPRFSVDAATGQVNNLHSLLSTWEFLGYGMLAVIVAILIAYPFTMNYAHRAAAYVSRKISHEAVISTFVGLILVIGIWEGGLLGLLVIVTIGLLGGFLSRFLGFNIGVQFMGYYTAVLTVPALIALLGA from the coding sequence ATGATCGCCGTGATGATGGACCAATTCCTGATCGCCCTGGCCATGGGTGTGCTCGGTGCGGTGATTTTTGCCGGCATCGGCCTGATCTCCGGCAGCGATGAAACCACTACCCTTGCCCCGCTGACCCTGTTGGTGGTGCTGCTGGGCGTGCCGGCACCCGGCGTGCTGACGTTCTTCCTGGCGGGCGCAGTGGCCAAGCACATGACCCATGCGGTGCCGACGGCGTTGCTGGGGATCCCCGGCGACACCATGGCCACGCCGCTGATGCGCGAGGCAAATTTCTTGCGCAACCTCGGCGTGCCGCACATTGCCTTGCGCAAGATGATCTCCGGGGCAGTCATTGCCGCCTTGATCGCGGTGCCCATGGCGGTGTTGTTCGCGGTGATGCTGGCGCCCTTCGGCGACATGATCAAGCACGCGGCGCCCTGGGTGTTCCTGCTGGCGGCGGTGGCCATCGCCTGGTTCTCCAAAGGCCGCCTGGCCGCAGTGCTGACCTTGATCCCCTTCGTCATGGTGATTGTCGGCCTGCAGAGCCTCACCGCGCAGCATGGGGTCAAGCTCAGCGTCAGCTACTTCCTCGGCATTGCCATCGGCCCGTTGATCGCCGCGTTGTTCTCCCTATTGGCGCCGGCCGAGCGCGCCAGTATGCGCCGCCAGGCACCGCGGACGTTTTCCTTGTCGCCGGACGTGAAAAGCTGGGGCGGGTTCTTTCCCAATCCGCTGCGGGTACTGGATAGCAAGCAGAGCCTGTGGACTGCGGTTACCGCGGTGGTGTCCAGCGCCACCTTCGTGTTCAGCCCGGTGGCCATGACCGTGATCATGGGCGAGGCCGTCGGCTCGCGGGTCAAGCACGTCTACCATCGCCTGACCACGGTGATCACGGCGCGCAACGGCGTCACCGAGTCGACCTACCTCGCCGAAGCCCTGATTCCACTGATCGCCTTCGGCCTGCCGCTGAGCCCGGTCGCCGCAGGCCCGGCGGCGCCGCTGTTCAACGCGCCGCCACGCTTTAGCGTCGATGCCGCCACCGGCCAGGTGAACAACCTGCACTCGCTGCTCAGCACCTGGGAGTTTCTCGGCTACGGCATGCTCGCGGTGATCGTTGCCATCCTGATCGCCTACCCCTTCACCATGAACTACGCGCACCGGGCGGCCGCCTACGTGTCGCGCAAGATCAGCCATGAAGCTGTGATCTCGACTTTTGTCGGCCTGATCCTGGTGATCGGTATCTGGGAAGGCGGCCTGCTCGGTTTGCTGGTGATTGTCACCATCGGCCTGCTGGGCGGATTTCTCTCACGCTTTCTGGGCTTCAACATTGGCGTGCAGTTCATGGGCTACTACACCGCCGTGCTGACCGTGCCCGCGCTGATTGCCCTGCTGGGCGCTTAA